From Streptomyces griseorubiginosus, one genomic window encodes:
- a CDS encoding SCO1664 family protein — MSAPERIPPRSVTTAELLTRGELTVRGQIRDASNAVLQCSVAYEGQEVLCVYKPVRGERPLWDFPDGTLAQREVAAYEVSEATGWGLVPPTVLRDGPYGEGMCQLWIEGVPGSELLALVDAEEPEPGWKAIGLAEVGDGKTALLVHADDERLRRLAVLDAVINNADRKGGHLLPGAEGRLYGIDHGVTFNAENKLRTLLWGWAGEPLTGEAVDVLKGLREALSGELATRLAPLITPAELDATRARVDALLDSGRHPEPSGEWPAIPWPPV; from the coding sequence ATGTCCGCGCCAGAACGGATACCGCCGCGGAGCGTGACCACGGCAGAGCTGCTCACCCGGGGTGAGCTGACGGTACGCGGGCAGATCCGGGACGCCTCCAACGCGGTGCTCCAGTGTTCCGTCGCGTACGAGGGCCAGGAGGTCCTCTGCGTCTACAAGCCGGTCCGCGGCGAGCGGCCCCTGTGGGACTTCCCGGACGGCACCCTCGCCCAGCGCGAGGTCGCCGCGTACGAGGTGTCCGAGGCGACCGGCTGGGGGCTCGTACCGCCCACGGTGCTGCGCGACGGCCCCTACGGCGAGGGCATGTGCCAGCTGTGGATCGAGGGCGTGCCCGGCAGTGAGCTGCTCGCCCTGGTCGACGCCGAGGAGCCCGAGCCGGGCTGGAAGGCCATCGGCCTCGCCGAGGTCGGGGACGGGAAGACCGCGCTGCTGGTGCACGCCGACGACGAACGGCTGCGCAGACTCGCCGTCCTGGACGCGGTGATCAACAACGCGGACCGCAAGGGCGGCCATCTGCTGCCCGGCGCCGAGGGCCGCCTGTACGGCATCGACCACGGCGTGACCTTCAACGCCGAGAACAAGCTGCGGACCCTGCTGTGGGGCTGGGCGGGGGAGCCCCTGACCGGGGAGGCGGTCGACGTGCTGAAAGGGCTCCGGGAGGCCCTCTCGGGAGAGCTGGCCACCCGACTGGCCCCCCTGATCACGCCCGCCGAACTGGACGCCACACGCGCGCGTGTCGACGCGCTGCTGGACTCCGGCAGGCACCCGGAGCCGAGCGGCGAGTGGCCGGCCATTCCCTGGCCGCCCGTCTAG
- the mshC gene encoding cysteine--1-D-myo-inosityl 2-amino-2-deoxy-alpha-D-glucopyranoside ligase, with product MHAWPASEVPALPGQGRDLRIHDTATGGLVPLDPGPVARLYVCGITPYDATHMGHAATYNAFDLVQRVWLDTKRQVHYVQNVTDIDDPLLERAERDSVDWAALAEKETALFREDMTALRMLPPRHYIGAVEAIPGIVPLVERLRDAGAAYELEGDVYFSVESDPNFGKVSNLDAAAMRLLSAERGGDPDRPGKKNPLDPMLWMAAREGEPSWDGGSLGRGRPGWHIECVAIALDHLGMTFDVQGGGSDLAFPHHEMGASHAQVLTGEFPMAKAYVHAGMVALDGEKMSKSKGNLVFVSQLRREGVDPAAIRLALLAHHYRADWEWTDQVLQDAVDRLGRWRAAVSRPDGPSAEALVEEIREALANDLDAPAALLAVDRWAAVQEERGGTDIGAPGVVTRAVDALLGVAL from the coding sequence ATGCATGCCTGGCCCGCTTCCGAGGTCCCCGCCCTGCCTGGTCAGGGCCGCGACCTGAGGATCCACGACACCGCGACCGGCGGTCTGGTCCCCCTCGACCCCGGTCCCGTCGCCCGTCTCTACGTCTGCGGCATCACGCCGTACGACGCCACCCACATGGGGCACGCGGCGACCTACAACGCGTTCGACCTCGTGCAGCGCGTGTGGCTCGACACGAAGCGGCAGGTGCACTACGTCCAGAACGTCACCGACATCGACGACCCGCTCCTGGAGCGCGCCGAGCGGGACAGCGTCGACTGGGCCGCCCTCGCCGAGAAGGAGACGGCCCTCTTCCGCGAGGACATGACCGCGCTTCGCATGCTGCCCCCGCGGCACTACATCGGCGCTGTCGAGGCGATACCCGGGATCGTGCCGCTCGTGGAGCGGCTGCGGGACGCCGGCGCCGCCTACGAACTCGAAGGGGACGTCTACTTCTCCGTCGAGTCCGACCCGAACTTCGGCAAGGTCTCGAACCTCGACGCGGCCGCCATGCGGCTGCTGTCCGCCGAGCGCGGCGGCGACCCCGACCGGCCGGGCAAGAAGAACCCCCTCGACCCGATGCTGTGGATGGCCGCCCGCGAGGGCGAGCCCAGCTGGGACGGCGGTTCCCTGGGGCGCGGCCGCCCCGGCTGGCACATCGAGTGCGTCGCCATCGCCCTCGACCACCTCGGCATGACCTTCGACGTCCAGGGCGGCGGCTCCGACCTCGCCTTCCCGCACCACGAGATGGGCGCCTCGCACGCCCAGGTGCTCACCGGCGAGTTCCCCATGGCCAAGGCGTACGTCCACGCCGGCATGGTCGCCCTCGACGGCGAGAAGATGTCCAAGTCCAAGGGCAACCTGGTCTTCGTGTCGCAGCTGCGGCGCGAGGGCGTGGACCCCGCCGCCATCCGGCTGGCGCTGCTGGCCCACCACTACCGTGCCGACTGGGAGTGGACCGACCAGGTCCTCCAGGACGCCGTCGACCGGCTCGGCCGCTGGCGTGCCGCCGTCTCCCGGCCCGACGGACCGTCCGCCGAGGCGCTCGTCGAGGAGATCCGCGAGGCCCTCGCGAACGACCTGGACGCGCCCGCCGCGCTCCTCGCCGTCGACCGCTGGGCCGCCGTACAGGAGGAGCGGGGCGGCACGGACATCGGCGCGCCCGGAGTGGTGACACGTGCCGTGGACGCGCTGCTGGGCGTGGCCCTCTAG
- a CDS encoding PAC2 family protein: MIELEGVPELIDPVMVAAFEGWNDAGDAASTAVAHLDREWKGEVFAALDAEDYYDFQVNRPTVWLDGGVRKITWPTTRLSVVRVGGDKPRDLVLVRGIEPSMRWRSFCNELLGFAHELGVELVVILGALLGDTPHTRPVPISGTTSDPDLAQRMDLEETKYEGPTGIVGILQEACTHAGVPAVSLWAAVPHYVSQPPNPKATLALLNRLEDLIDVRIPLGELAEDARAWQVGVDQLAAEDTEVAEYVQTLEEARDTAELPEASGEAIAREFERYLRRRDGGQPGQPGGHATADGSDSTAYLRDAPGGRTKPPKPPRPETDRDTDTDAETGTETGTGAEPDDGDSASED; encoded by the coding sequence GTGATCGAGCTCGAGGGGGTTCCCGAGCTGATCGACCCGGTCATGGTGGCCGCGTTCGAGGGCTGGAACGACGCCGGCGACGCCGCCTCCACCGCGGTCGCGCATCTGGACAGGGAGTGGAAGGGCGAGGTGTTCGCGGCGCTCGACGCCGAGGACTACTACGACTTCCAGGTGAACCGCCCCACGGTGTGGCTGGACGGCGGAGTGCGCAAGATCACGTGGCCGACGACAAGGTTGTCGGTGGTCCGCGTCGGCGGTGACAAGCCGCGCGATCTCGTACTCGTCCGAGGTATCGAACCGTCGATGCGGTGGCGGTCGTTCTGCAACGAGCTGCTGGGCTTCGCCCACGAACTGGGCGTGGAGCTGGTGGTGATCCTGGGCGCGCTGCTCGGCGACACCCCGCACACCCGCCCGGTGCCGATCAGCGGGACCACGTCCGATCCGGACCTGGCCCAGCGGATGGACCTGGAGGAGACCAAGTACGAGGGCCCCACGGGCATCGTCGGCATCCTCCAGGAGGCGTGCACCCACGCGGGCGTGCCCGCGGTGTCGCTGTGGGCGGCCGTACCGCACTACGTGTCGCAGCCGCCGAACCCGAAGGCGACGCTGGCCCTCCTGAACCGTCTGGAGGACCTGATCGACGTACGGATCCCGCTGGGCGAGCTGGCCGAGGACGCGCGCGCGTGGCAGGTGGGCGTGGACCAGCTGGCCGCCGAGGACACCGAGGTCGCGGAGTACGTCCAGACGCTGGAGGAGGCCCGGGACACCGCGGAGCTGCCGGAGGCCTCGGGCGAGGCGATCGCCCGGGAGTTCGAGCGGTATCTGCGACGCCGGGACGGCGGCCAGCCGGGTCAGCCGGGCGGGCACGCGACCGCGGACGGCAGTGACAGCACGGCCTATCTGCGGGACGCTCCCGGGGGCCGTACGAAGCCGCCCAAGCCGCCGAGGCCGGAGACCGACCGGGACACCGACACGGACGCGGAGACGGGCACGGAGACCGGTACGGGGGCCGAGCCGGACGACGGGGACTCGGCGTCGGAGGACTGA
- a CDS encoding FadR/GntR family transcriptional regulator has translation MAVTDEAIEKIKGMIVSGALRPGDRLPKESELASELGLSRNSLREAVRALSLIRILDVRQGDGTYVTSLDPQLLLEALSFVVDFHRDDTVLEFLAVRRILEPAATAMAASRISEQQLDALGAQLDKLGDSPSVEELVACDLDFHRGIVQSSGNSVLCSLMDGLSGPTTRARIWRGLTQEDAVSRTLHEHRAILAALRDRDAEAARSWATVHIASVEQWLRSTL, from the coding sequence ATGGCTGTCACCGACGAGGCGATCGAGAAGATCAAGGGCATGATCGTCTCCGGCGCGCTGCGCCCCGGCGACCGGCTACCCAAGGAGAGCGAACTCGCCTCCGAACTGGGGCTGTCCCGCAACTCGCTGCGCGAGGCCGTGCGGGCGCTGTCGCTCATCCGGATCCTGGACGTCCGGCAGGGCGACGGCACCTATGTGACCAGCCTGGACCCGCAACTCCTGCTGGAGGCGCTGAGCTTCGTCGTGGACTTCCACCGCGACGACACCGTCCTGGAGTTCCTCGCGGTGCGCCGCATCCTGGAGCCGGCCGCCACCGCGATGGCCGCCTCCCGGATCAGCGAGCAGCAACTGGACGCGCTGGGCGCCCAGTTGGACAAGCTGGGCGACAGTCCGTCGGTGGAGGAGCTGGTCGCCTGCGACCTGGACTTCCACCGCGGGATCGTGCAGAGCTCCGGCAACTCCGTGCTCTGCTCGCTGATGGACGGCCTGTCCGGGCCCACCACCCGGGCCCGGATCTGGCGCGGTCTGACCCAGGAGGACGCGGTCAGCCGCACCCTGCACGAGCACCGGGCCATCCTCGCGGCCCTGCGCGACCGCGACGCCGAGGCGGCCCGCTCGTGGGCGACCGTGCACATCGCGAGCGTGGAGCAGTGGTTGCGCTCCACTCTGTGA
- a CDS encoding amidohydrolase translates to MNIDLLVHGGAVLTVDEAGTVVHSGAVAVHEGEIVAVGQAEELCTRFTADESIDASDCLVLPGLVNTHTHLAMTLLRGRADDVTLQGFLERVLPAEAELLAPKNVAAAVRLAIAESVRAGVTSALDMYWFHEAAERAAREAGWRLHSGPTFMDVPEPPDGRAYEERLGWARRDLEARGGARAGRRPVVFAHSAYTLSPEQLTEIAALAREFGALLHIHAAENATEVATVEVRYGKRPVELLDSLGVLGPDLLLAHAVDLTGPEIAALARTGTAVAHCPVSNLKLGCGIAPVPRLLSAGVTVGLGTDGAVSSNSLDVLGAVRQAALVHKADGDPTAVGAEQAVRMATIEGARALGLAEHLGSLERGKRADLIVLDLNAPHLRPLHDPWSTLAYAAHSADVRDTVVDGRVLMRDRELRTLDERAVIADLEALV, encoded by the coding sequence GTGAACATCGACCTGTTGGTGCACGGCGGTGCCGTCCTGACGGTCGACGAGGCGGGAACCGTGGTGCACAGCGGTGCCGTCGCCGTGCACGAGGGCGAGATAGTGGCCGTCGGTCAGGCGGAAGAGCTGTGTACGCGGTTCACAGCCGACGAGTCCATCGATGCGAGTGACTGTCTCGTCCTGCCGGGCCTTGTGAACACGCACACGCACCTGGCGATGACCCTGTTGCGCGGCCGCGCCGACGACGTGACCCTCCAGGGGTTCCTGGAGCGGGTGCTGCCCGCGGAGGCCGAGCTGCTCGCGCCGAAGAACGTGGCGGCGGCCGTGCGGCTGGCGATCGCCGAGAGCGTGCGGGCGGGGGTGACCTCGGCGCTCGACATGTACTGGTTCCACGAGGCGGCCGAGCGGGCGGCCCGGGAAGCGGGCTGGCGGCTGCACTCCGGGCCCACCTTCATGGACGTGCCGGAGCCGCCCGACGGCCGCGCGTACGAGGAGCGGCTCGGGTGGGCCCGGCGGGACCTGGAGGCGCGCGGCGGGGCGCGCGCCGGCCGCCGTCCCGTCGTCTTCGCGCACTCCGCCTACACCCTCTCCCCCGAGCAGCTCACCGAGATCGCCGCCCTGGCCCGCGAGTTCGGGGCGCTGCTGCACATCCACGCGGCGGAGAACGCCACCGAGGTCGCCACCGTCGAGGTGCGGTACGGCAAGCGGCCGGTCGAGCTGCTGGACTCGCTCGGTGTCCTCGGCCCCGACCTGCTGCTCGCGCACGCCGTCGACCTCACCGGCCCGGAGATCGCGGCGCTGGCCCGGACCGGCACCGCGGTCGCCCACTGTCCGGTCTCGAACCTGAAGCTGGGCTGCGGGATCGCGCCGGTGCCCCGGCTGCTGAGCGCCGGGGTGACCGTCGGGCTCGGCACGGACGGGGCCGTCAGCTCCAACTCGCTGGACGTGCTGGGGGCCGTACGGCAGGCGGCGCTGGTGCACAAGGCGGACGGCGACCCGACGGCGGTCGGTGCCGAGCAAGCCGTACGCATGGCGACGATCGAGGGCGCGCGGGCGCTGGGCCTCGCGGAGCACCTGGGGTCGCTGGAGAGGGGCAAGCGGGCCGATCTGATCGTCCTGGACCTGAACGCCCCGCATCTGCGGCCGCTGCACGACCCCTGGTCGACGCTGGCGTACGCGGCGCACTCGGCGGACGTGCGCGACACCGTCGTGGACGGGCGGGTGCTGATGCGGGACCGTGAGCTGCGCACGCTCGACGAGAGGGCCGTGATCGCGGATCTGGAGGCGCTCGTCTGA
- a CDS encoding nucleoside phosphorylase translates to MSQSQPDLLPVTRIPRTGLPEHAVVVGDPARAAAVAALLDGAEEVSYHREYRVFSGSWKGVPVVVASHGVGGPGAILLFQELADAGVRTILRFGTAGAMKPGIGDGDLVIAEAAVRDDGVTQQLLPPEYPAVSSPEAVLALQRAARETGAPHHRGIVWTRAAFQPGLLPLFSYDGAGLAAIEMELSALLVTASLRGLVAGGVLVVDGANADELVDDEGTSVYDPHREVVAAGVERGAVVSLEALRLLAEGNAL, encoded by the coding sequence ATGAGCCAGTCTCAGCCAGATCTCCTTCCCGTCACCCGCATACCGCGCACCGGCCTTCCGGAGCACGCCGTCGTCGTCGGTGACCCGGCCCGCGCGGCCGCGGTCGCCGCCCTGCTCGACGGTGCCGAGGAGGTGTCGTACCACCGCGAGTACCGGGTCTTCAGCGGGAGTTGGAAGGGCGTGCCGGTCGTCGTCGCCTCGCACGGCGTGGGCGGTCCCGGTGCGATCCTGCTGTTTCAGGAGCTGGCGGACGCGGGGGTCCGCACCATCCTGCGGTTCGGTACGGCGGGCGCCATGAAGCCCGGCATCGGCGACGGCGACCTCGTCATCGCGGAGGCGGCCGTACGGGACGACGGGGTGACCCAGCAGCTGCTGCCGCCCGAGTACCCGGCGGTCTCCTCCCCCGAGGCGGTCCTCGCGCTCCAGCGCGCGGCCCGCGAGACGGGAGCCCCGCACCACCGCGGCATCGTCTGGACGCGGGCCGCGTTCCAGCCCGGGCTCCTCCCGCTCTTCTCCTACGACGGCGCCGGGCTCGCGGCGATCGAGATGGAGCTGTCCGCGCTGCTGGTCACCGCCTCGCTGCGAGGGCTCGTCGCGGGCGGTGTTCTCGTGGTCGACGGGGCGAACGCGGACGAGCTGGTCGACGACGAGGGCACCAGCGTGTACGACCCGCACCGCGAGGTCGTCGCGGCCGGTGTCGAGCGGGGCGCGGTGGTCTCGCTGGAGGCGCTGCGGCTGCTCGCGGAGGGGAACGCGCTGTGA
- a CDS encoding ABC transporter permease — protein sequence MFLDSDLLLSALRALTPILLAALGGAVCERAGVFNIGLEGMMLMGCFTSVATSWFTGSAWLGVLAAALAAAAYSLILAVGAVTLRGDAVVLGVAMNLLAVGLTGFLLRTVFGVQGTFDDPSLAGLPLVGGFTPLTYLSWAAVAVAAVLLSRHVWGLRLRGVGEAPDAAATLGVSPARYKYAAVLVSGVLCGLAGAQLALGNVTLFTENMTAGRGWIAVVAVMLGRAAPVGVLLAALLFGLAEAAGFRLQGLGLPQQATDAAPYVVTLGALFLTTARRRRRTPSPSGAAS from the coding sequence ATGTTCCTCGACTCGGATCTGCTTCTGTCGGCGCTGCGCGCCCTCACCCCGATCCTGCTGGCCGCGCTCGGCGGCGCGGTCTGCGAACGGGCGGGCGTGTTCAACATCGGCCTCGAAGGCATGATGCTGATGGGCTGTTTCACGTCGGTCGCCACCAGCTGGTTCACCGGCAGCGCCTGGCTCGGCGTGCTGGCCGCGGCCCTCGCGGCCGCCGCGTACTCGCTGATCCTGGCGGTCGGTGCGGTCACCCTGCGCGGGGACGCGGTGGTGCTGGGCGTGGCCATGAATCTCCTGGCCGTCGGCCTGACCGGCTTCCTCCTGCGTACGGTCTTCGGTGTGCAGGGCACTTTTGACGACCCGTCACTGGCCGGGCTGCCGTTGGTCGGTGGCTTCACGCCGCTCACCTATCTGTCGTGGGCGGCGGTCGCCGTGGCCGCCGTGCTGCTCTCGCGGCACGTGTGGGGGCTCAGGCTGCGCGGGGTCGGCGAGGCCCCGGACGCGGCGGCGACACTGGGCGTGAGCCCGGCGAGGTACAAGTACGCGGCCGTGCTGGTCTCCGGAGTTCTGTGCGGGCTCGCCGGGGCCCAACTCGCCCTCGGCAATGTCACTTTGTTCACCGAGAACATGACCGCGGGCCGCGGCTGGATCGCCGTCGTCGCGGTCATGCTCGGCCGTGCGGCCCCCGTCGGTGTGCTGCTCGCCGCGCTGCTCTTCGGTCTCGCCGAGGCGGCCGGCTTCCGTCTCCAGGGCCTCGGTCTGCCCCAGCAGGCGACCGACGCCGCGCCCTACGTCGTCACGCTGGGCGCCCTCTTCCTCACGACGGCCCGTCGCCGTCGCCGTACCCCTTCTCCGTCCGGAGCCGCCTCATGA
- a CDS encoding ABC transporter permease: MNPFLRRTRGALRSPVTFSVLAGVLIGALFLVGTGADPVTAYEAVLTGSLGADGIGSTLSTGTSVLGMALALAIPLRAGLINLGGDGQMVLGGITAAVTGLYSPLPAPLTVVLALLAGMAAGAAYAALAALCENRLGVPLLVSSLLLSYPAVSLASYLARYPLKEPGSSLPQTRALPDGVALPAFGDSTVTVGLVLVVLAAAAYWFTDKRTAFGYEIRMTGLNSRFSAYAGVEREGLTLRLMSISGALAGLVGAIGVLSFPYRFVDGSLTAPGYTWTGLTAALLATAAPIGTVVSSFFFAVLQVGGLAMERTTEVPRELTQVLQAIVIVFLAARLRFPGRWFDRRKEAV; encoded by the coding sequence ATGAATCCTTTCCTGCGACGAACCCGGGGAGCCCTGCGCTCCCCCGTCACCTTCTCCGTGCTCGCGGGCGTCCTCATCGGCGCGCTCTTCCTCGTCGGCACCGGCGCTGACCCGGTCACGGCGTACGAGGCGGTCCTGACCGGCTCGTTGGGCGCCGACGGCATCGGCTCCACGCTCTCCACCGGCACCAGCGTGCTCGGCATGGCGCTCGCGCTGGCGATCCCGCTGCGCGCCGGATTGATCAACCTGGGCGGCGACGGGCAGATGGTGCTGGGCGGGATCACCGCGGCCGTCACCGGCCTGTACTCGCCGCTGCCGGCGCCCCTGACCGTCGTGCTCGCCCTGCTCGCCGGCATGGCGGCGGGCGCCGCGTACGCCGCCCTGGCCGCCCTGTGCGAGAACCGTCTCGGCGTCCCGCTCCTGGTCAGCAGCCTGCTGCTGAGCTATCCGGCGGTCTCGCTCGCCTCCTACCTGGCGCGCTACCCGCTCAAGGAGCCCGGGTCCAGCCTCCCGCAGACCCGGGCGCTGCCCGACGGGGTGGCGCTGCCCGCGTTCGGCGACTCGACGGTGACGGTCGGGCTGGTCTTGGTCGTCCTCGCCGCGGCCGCCTACTGGTTCACGGACAAGCGGACCGCTTTCGGGTACGAGATCCGCATGACCGGCCTCAACTCCCGCTTCTCCGCGTACGCCGGTGTCGAACGAGAGGGTCTGACACTGAGGTTGATGTCGATCTCCGGGGCACTCGCCGGACTCGTGGGCGCGATCGGGGTGCTGAGCTTCCCGTACCGCTTCGTCGACGGCTCGCTCACCGCACCCGGCTACACCTGGACGGGACTCACGGCCGCGCTGCTCGCCACGGCCGCCCCGATCGGCACGGTGGTCTCCTCGTTCTTCTTCGCCGTCCTCCAGGTCGGCGGGCTCGCGATGGAGCGGACGACCGAGGTGCCGCGCGAGCTGACACAGGTGCTCCAGGCCATCGTGATCGTGTTCCTCGCGGCCCGACTGCGGTTCCCCGGACGGTGGTTCGACCGCCGCAAGGAGGCGGTGTGA
- a CDS encoding ABC transporter ATP-binding protein, whose product MTPPRAEPAESRDVAVELRGITKRFPGTLANDSVDLTVRRGEIHALMGENGAGKSTLMSVLYGMEVPDSGTIRIEGRDVSFGSPSDAMAAGLGMVHQSFKLFDSLTVAENVVYAAEPRRFGLVDRAAARRRVRELAEEHGLAVDPDARVGDLPVGLRQRVEILKLLHRGARTLILDEPTAVLTPAEADGLFAVLKSLAAQGRTVILVTHKLREVLEGSDRVTVLRDGRVVARLVTARTSADEIAAAMTGRAVELDRIHAPGTAGDVVLDVAGLATPGVHGAELTVRAGEIVGIAGVAGNGQGELVEALAGLRPVTAGRVTLKGDDITHASATERRLKGLAYVPEDRHAVGTAPAASVADNLAMGHHRTSLSHRGLLPPASVRAHARRLIERFGIKASTPDVPASALSGGNLQKLLIGRELAHDAPLLLVEQPTRGVDIGAIQNIHDQLIAYRDTGHAVLLVSAELSEIRGLADRVLVMYEGRITASYDKSEADERTLGLAMAGGTSEQKGSRRLT is encoded by the coding sequence ATGACCCCGCCGCGAGCTGAACCCGCCGAGTCGCGGGACGTCGCCGTCGAGCTCCGGGGAATCACCAAGCGGTTCCCCGGCACGCTCGCCAACGACTCCGTCGACCTGACCGTCCGCCGCGGCGAGATCCACGCCCTGATGGGTGAGAACGGCGCGGGCAAGTCCACGCTCATGTCGGTCCTGTACGGCATGGAGGTCCCGGATTCCGGGACGATCCGTATCGAGGGGCGGGACGTCTCCTTCGGCAGCCCGTCCGACGCGATGGCCGCCGGGCTCGGCATGGTCCACCAGAGCTTCAAGCTGTTCGACTCGCTGACGGTCGCGGAGAACGTCGTCTACGCCGCCGAGCCGCGCCGCTTCGGCCTGGTGGACCGCGCCGCGGCCCGCCGCCGGGTGCGTGAGCTGGCCGAGGAGCACGGGCTTGCCGTCGATCCGGACGCGCGGGTGGGCGACCTGCCCGTCGGGCTGCGCCAGCGGGTGGAGATCCTCAAGCTGCTGCACCGCGGCGCCCGCACCCTGATCCTCGACGAGCCGACCGCGGTGCTCACGCCCGCCGAGGCCGACGGCCTCTTCGCCGTGCTCAAGTCGCTTGCCGCACAGGGCCGTACGGTGATCCTCGTCACGCACAAGCTGCGCGAGGTGCTGGAGGGCAGTGACCGCGTGACCGTGCTGCGGGACGGGCGGGTGGTGGCCCGGCTGGTCACCGCTCGGACGTCCGCCGACGAGATCGCGGCAGCGATGACGGGCCGCGCGGTCGAGCTGGACCGCATCCACGCGCCGGGCACCGCGGGTGACGTGGTGCTGGACGTGGCCGGGCTTGCGACTCCCGGAGTCCACGGGGCCGAACTCACCGTCCGCGCGGGCGAGATCGTCGGCATCGCGGGCGTCGCCGGCAACGGACAGGGCGAGTTGGTCGAGGCCCTGGCCGGGCTGCGTCCGGTCACGGCCGGCCGGGTGACGCTCAAGGGCGACGACATCACCCACGCCTCGGCCACCGAACGCCGTCTCAAGGGCCTGGCGTACGTCCCCGAGGACCGGCACGCGGTCGGTACGGCCCCTGCCGCGTCCGTCGCCGACAACCTCGCGATGGGACACCACCGCACGTCCCTGTCGCACCGCGGGCTGCTGCCGCCGGCGTCCGTCCGGGCGCACGCGCGGCGGCTGATCGAGCGCTTCGGCATCAAGGCCTCCACGCCCGACGTACCGGCCTCGGCGCTGTCCGGCGGCAACCTCCAGAAGCTGCTGATCGGCCGCGAACTCGCCCATGACGCGCCGCTGTTGCTCGTCGAGCAGCCCACGCGCGGGGTCGACATCGGCGCGATCCAGAACATCCACGACCAGCTGATCGCCTACCGCGACACCGGTCACGCGGTCCTTCTCGTCTCGGCCGAACTCAGCGAGATCCGGGGGCTCGCGGACCGGGTCCTGGTGATGTACGAGGGCCGGATCACCGCGTCGTACGACAAGTCCGAGGCGGACGAACGGACGTTGGGGCTCGCGATGGCGGGCGGCACGAGCGAGCAAAAGGGAAGCCGCCGACTGACATGA
- a CDS encoding BMP family ABC transporter substrate-binding protein produces MFRRNRRTLQVAAATALLVTAATACNAAAKDDASDAASGGSGKSFTLVTPDAVGQNEFLELAVTGVKAAAKQHDGTQKVYESTDTASQQQNVQAAVDAKPDVIVLVGFEFADLVAQQAQKNPKQQFLIIDACTNKAFKNVSCAVFREHEGVYLAGAEAGLLSKSGKVGAVDVLDTPQFRRYSDPFAAGAKKVAPKTATGTRFVGGQSPFDDSARAKEQANTLLSQGYDQIMAAAAAGNYGVFEAAKAKGAFAYGVDVNQCPSAPGTVVDNVIKRTDIAVEKGIESVLAGKTGTTVSYGLKEGGISLTGLEAGVDSSKCVIADHKDVLAKVKDLRDQIVAGKLTVDDPAAS; encoded by the coding sequence ATGTTCCGCAGAAACCGCCGTACCCTGCAGGTCGCCGCCGCCACCGCGCTCCTGGTCACCGCCGCCACGGCCTGCAACGCCGCCGCCAAGGACGACGCGTCCGATGCCGCGAGCGGCGGCAGCGGCAAGTCGTTCACCCTGGTCACACCGGACGCGGTGGGGCAGAACGAGTTCCTGGAGCTCGCCGTGACCGGCGTCAAGGCCGCGGCGAAGCAGCACGACGGCACGCAGAAGGTCTACGAGTCCACGGACACCGCCTCCCAGCAGCAGAACGTACAGGCCGCCGTGGACGCGAAGCCGGACGTCATCGTGCTGGTCGGCTTCGAGTTCGCCGACCTCGTGGCGCAGCAGGCGCAGAAGAACCCGAAGCAGCAGTTCCTGATCATCGACGCGTGCACGAACAAGGCCTTCAAGAACGTCAGCTGCGCGGTCTTCCGCGAGCACGAGGGCGTCTACCTCGCGGGCGCGGAGGCGGGCCTGCTCAGCAAGTCGGGCAAGGTCGGCGCGGTCGACGTCCTCGACACGCCCCAGTTCCGCCGCTACAGCGACCCGTTCGCGGCCGGCGCCAAGAAGGTCGCGCCGAAGACCGCCACGGGCACCCGCTTCGTCGGCGGCCAGTCCCCCTTCGACGACTCGGCCCGCGCCAAGGAGCAGGCGAACACCCTGCTCTCGCAGGGCTACGACCAGATCATGGCGGCGGCCGCGGCCGGCAACTACGGCGTCTTCGAGGCCGCGAAGGCCAAGGGCGCGTTCGCGTACGGCGTCGACGTCAACCAGTGCCCCTCGGCGCCCGGCACCGTCGTCGACAACGTGATCAAGCGCACGGACATCGCCGTCGAGAAGGGCATCGAGTCGGTCCTGGCCGGAAAGACGGGCACGACGGTGTCGTACGGCCTGAAGGAGGGCGGTATCAGCCTCACGGGTCTGGAGGCGGGCGTCGACTCCTCGAAGTGCGTGATCGCCGACCACAAGGACGTCCTCGCCAAGGTGAAGGACCTGCGCGACCAGATCGTCGCCGGGAAGCTGACGGTCGATGACCCCGCCGCGAGCTGA